A window of the Candidatus Bathyarchaeia archaeon genome harbors these coding sequences:
- a CDS encoding DoxX family protein, protein MVFEILLSMAAWASLPLRLALGVAFVFHGYPKLFGPGAKQTRDYMKTVGVPPLLTTLTALLELLGGIALVIGFLTPIVGILIAFEMVATTFLSKAKLQKKSMLGYELDIAYLAMALALVVLGGGPTSLDTLLGL, encoded by the coding sequence ATGGTATTTGAGATACTGCTGAGCATGGCGGCATGGGCATCGTTACCTCTGAGACTAGCATTGGGAGTTGCCTTCGTTTTTCACGGGTATCCAAAGCTTTTTGGACCCGGCGCAAAACAGACGCGGGATTACATGAAAACGGTTGGTGTGCCACCGCTGTTGACAACGCTGACGGCTTTACTCGAGCTCCTAGGTGGAATCGCGCTTGTCATCGGTTTCCTGACACCAATCGTGGGTATCTTGATAGCGTTTGAGATGGTAGCAACAACGTTTCTGTCAAAGGCTAAGCTTCAGAAGAAGTCTATGCTGGGCTACGAGCTTGACATAGCGTACTTGGCAATGGCTCTGGCGCTTGTAGTTCTGGGCGGCGGACCTACGTCTCTGGACACTCTGCTTGGGCTTTGA
- a CDS encoding zinc-binding dehydrogenase — protein MPNQKMKAAMLHGVKDLRVEYVDVPRVGDGEILVKVKAATTCGTDLKIYQRGYVSGVIKLPTVFGHEWAGDIDEIGKGVSYFEKGMRVRAGNSSPCLRCYMCQKGKFNLCKDMMWLWGAYAEYIKVPQRIVMLNTQVIPDHVSYEEAAVAEPLACVLHGVEQAQVGLGDTVAIIGAGPIGLLHLLTARKMGAGKVIISDTIDERLKLAQKLGADETINAKQEDTVERTKKLTNGYGADVVIEAIGTPATWEQALRMVRKGGTVLEFGGCPPATEIKVSTEQLHYGETTIMGAFHTTPFHFKKALNLIASGTINVKPLITDRMKLGDIKQAFETLTTSKTDIKIAILP, from the coding sequence TTGCCTAACCAAAAAATGAAAGCCGCTATGCTGCATGGCGTCAAAGATCTTCGAGTCGAATACGTTGATGTCCCAAGGGTCGGGGATGGTGAAATTCTGGTCAAGGTGAAAGCCGCGACTACGTGTGGAACCGACCTCAAGATCTATCAGCGCGGCTACGTCAGCGGCGTCATCAAGCTGCCAACAGTTTTTGGTCATGAGTGGGCTGGTGACATTGATGAGATTGGGAAAGGTGTCTCATACTTCGAAAAGGGTATGAGGGTTCGCGCTGGCAACAGCTCCCCCTGCCTTCGCTGTTACATGTGCCAGAAGGGCAAGTTCAACCTCTGCAAAGACATGATGTGGCTGTGGGGCGCCTACGCCGAATACATCAAGGTTCCGCAACGAATCGTCATGTTGAACACGCAGGTGATACCTGACCACGTAAGCTACGAGGAAGCTGCTGTGGCAGAACCGCTGGCCTGCGTTCTACACGGCGTTGAGCAGGCACAAGTCGGTTTAGGCGATACGGTTGCCATAATCGGCGCTGGACCAATCGGACTCCTACACCTTCTAACCGCAAGAAAAATGGGTGCAGGCAAGGTCATAATCAGCGACACGATCGACGAGAGGCTCAAACTGGCACAGAAACTAGGCGCTGACGAAACCATAAACGCAAAACAGGAAGACACGGTCGAAAGAACCAAAAAACTCACAAATGGTTACGGTGCCGACGTTGTGATTGAAGCCATAGGCACGCCAGCCACGTGGGAGCAAGCACTAAGGATGGTGCGCAAAGGCGGCACGGTGCTAGAGTTTGGCGGATGCCCACCCGCAACCGAAATCAAGGTCAGCACAGAGCAACTGCACTACGGCGAAACAACTATCATGGGCGCTTTCCACACCACGCCATTTCACTTCAAAAAAGCCCTAAACCTAATCGCGTCAGGCACGATTAACGTCAAACCATTAATCACAGACCGGATGAAACTAGGCGATATCAAGCAAGCTTTCGAAACGCTCACAACATCCAAAACCGACATTAAAATAGCAATATTGCCCTAA
- a CDS encoding LysE family transporter, whose product MVSAVDIFTLVAEVVGVTASGALAPGPLFVKNVTEGTRSGAKSGFAFAVGHTVVEFSLVLVLALGLLTVADQPVVKLVIGLAGGSALLAFGVWQIRESLGSKPIEVGEKRTALKSHLLVGSVFTGLNPYFVLWWIFVGSKLILDSLAFASLAGVLLMYVAHVWIDYAWLTGTAYLARRGIKFVGRKSYRIVLMLFGLILIGFGLYFLVTALV is encoded by the coding sequence ATGGTGTCTGCTGTGGACATATTCACACTTGTGGCAGAAGTTGTGGGTGTTACAGCTTCTGGAGCGTTGGCGCCTGGACCATTGTTCGTCAAGAATGTTACTGAGGGCACTAGATCGGGTGCCAAGAGCGGGTTTGCGTTTGCAGTTGGACACACGGTGGTCGAGTTTAGTCTGGTGTTGGTGTTGGCGCTGGGCTTGTTGACTGTGGCTGACCAGCCTGTGGTGAAGCTTGTGATTGGCTTGGCTGGTGGGTCGGCGCTTTTGGCGTTTGGAGTTTGGCAGATTCGAGAGTCTTTGGGGTCCAAGCCTATTGAGGTCGGCGAGAAGAGGACAGCTTTGAAGAGTCATCTGCTGGTTGGCTCTGTTTTCACGGGGTTGAATCCTTATTTTGTTTTGTGGTGGATTTTTGTGGGTTCGAAGCTGATTCTGGATTCGTTGGCGTTTGCTTCTTTGGCTGGTGTGCTTCTTATGTACGTGGCGCATGTTTGGATTGACTATGCTTGGTTGACTGGCACAGCCTATCTGGCTAGAAGGGGCATCAAGTTCGTGGGCAGAAAGAGCTACAGGATTGTTTTGATGTTGTTCGGATTGATACTTATCGGCTTCGGACTTTACTTCCTCGTAACCGCATTGGTTTAG
- a CDS encoding multicopper oxidase domain-containing protein — protein MIRKRYIGITVVAVLVLAGILTQATGSAYNPRLDYNNDGVIDIQDLFALAQGYGTSPAAYTPRTLNLTLTVQGVTIEAVPGNNFNLWSYNGTVPGPTIWANVGDSLHITLRNQHSFIHSLHVHGISYNITSDGSEGDPGYSDRGMVATNQQYTYHYKAERPGVFVYHCHSDDRYPISVHMQQGLYGIIVVKAPSMPLPTPDREYAVFLNEVYGQLSLSMAHGCAYCFGQSKFFTINTRQLPLTPTLTALPGELVRLYVINVGNDIHSFHLHGHAMYRWEIINNQWASVLITNDNLGFVPLESAIIDVTAQTPGKWLYHCHVEPHADLGMMGVFEIQGQRPLQSSEVYGPPNLMSKFDPDYALQDAPASSTSDWCSQNAECPKDLECPHPSECPSCPEM, from the coding sequence ATGATTAGGAAAAGATACATAGGCATAACAGTGGTGGCAGTCCTCGTCTTAGCAGGGATACTCACCCAAGCTACTGGTAGTGCATATAACCCAAGGCTGGACTACAACAATGACGGAGTAATTGACATACAAGATCTTTTCGCTTTGGCGCAGGGATATGGCACCTCACCCGCTGCATATACGCCTCGGACCCTAAACCTGACTCTGACAGTTCAAGGCGTGACTATTGAAGCTGTCCCGGGAAATAATTTCAATCTATGGAGCTACAACGGAACTGTTCCAGGACCAACGATTTGGGCGAATGTGGGCGACTCGCTTCATATCACTTTGAGGAATCAACACAGCTTCATACATAGCCTTCATGTTCACGGCATCTCCTACAACATAACGTCAGATGGATCGGAGGGAGATCCGGGATATTCTGACCGTGGAATGGTTGCCACGAATCAGCAATACACTTACCATTACAAAGCCGAAAGACCCGGAGTATTCGTTTATCACTGCCACTCAGATGACAGATATCCCATCTCTGTTCACATGCAACAAGGACTCTACGGAATTATCGTTGTAAAAGCCCCCAGCATGCCCCTGCCGACGCCCGACAGAGAATACGCAGTTTTCCTTAACGAGGTTTACGGACAGCTTTCCCTGTCCATGGCTCACGGTTGCGCCTACTGCTTCGGACAGTCGAAATTCTTCACCATAAACACAAGACAGCTTCCACTGACTCCCACGCTTACGGCTTTGCCGGGAGAACTCGTAAGACTGTACGTCATAAATGTTGGCAACGATATACACAGTTTCCATCTCCATGGACACGCAATGTACCGATGGGAAATAATTAACAATCAATGGGCTTCGGTGCTAATCACAAATGACAACCTAGGATTCGTACCATTAGAGTCAGCAATTATCGATGTAACCGCCCAAACCCCCGGGAAATGGCTGTACCACTGCCATGTTGAGCCTCACGCTGACCTAGGAATGATGGGAGTGTTCGAAATACAAGGGCAACGCCCACTTCAAAGTTCAGAAGTCTACGGACCTCCAAACCTAATGTCCAAATTTGATCCCGACTACGCGTTGCAGGATGCTCCAGCGTCTTCTACCTCCGATTGGTGCTCCCAAAACGCCGAATGCCCCAAAGACCTTGAATGCCCCCACCCTAGTGAATGTCCAAGCTGTCCCGAAATGTAA
- a CDS encoding Snf7 family protein — MPERFKWEQTERPEPLNSRVKGAFHPSTSLRPRLQLAINRTEAQAQKLDQTSQRLAERDKTIFAKIVEAYQKHDVQHANVFSSELAEIRKTEKTVMHARLALDQIVLRLRTVTELGDMVGALAPIVGVLGGIRTAITGVLPDAGKELEQIGTMLNGIIMDAGQSSGLTLNFGEANEDAKGILAEAATVVEQRMKDKFPDLPGATPTATDKAQGKT, encoded by the coding sequence TTGCCTGAACGATTCAAGTGGGAACAAACTGAACGTCCCGAGCCCTTGAACAGTAGAGTTAAGGGAGCCTTTCATCCATCAACATCGCTAAGACCACGCTTACAGTTAGCAATTAACCGCACAGAGGCACAGGCTCAGAAGCTAGATCAAACCTCACAACGACTTGCTGAACGCGACAAGACCATATTTGCGAAGATTGTCGAAGCCTACCAGAAACATGACGTGCAACACGCCAACGTGTTCTCCAGTGAACTTGCGGAAATCCGAAAAACCGAGAAAACAGTGATGCATGCAAGACTCGCCTTAGACCAAATAGTCCTGCGACTGAGAACAGTAACGGAGCTAGGCGACATGGTCGGCGCCCTTGCACCAATCGTAGGCGTGCTAGGCGGCATAAGAACTGCGATAACTGGAGTCTTGCCCGACGCTGGCAAAGAACTCGAACAAATCGGAACAATGCTAAACGGAATAATCATGGACGCCGGCCAAAGCAGCGGACTAACACTGAACTTCGGCGAAGCAAACGAAGACGCCAAAGGCATCCTAGCAGAAGCAGCAACCGTAGTCGAACAAAGAATGAAAGACAAATTCCCAGACCTACCAGGCGCAACGCCAACAGCTACAGACAAAGCACAAGGCAAAACCTAA
- a CDS encoding CTP synthase — MAKYIFITGGVLSSVGKGILTSSIGKMLQARGFKTTAIKIDPYVNVDAGTMNPYIHGEVYVTDDGGETDLDLGWYERFLNLNLCKHNNITTGMVYQTVIEKERNGDFLGKCVQIIPHITNEIKHRIQYVAKESNWDIVLTECGGTVGDIEGQPFLEAIRQMRLEEGYENTLYVHVALVPILEVTGEMKTKPLQHSVNELRRIGIQPDTIVARCDEMIDKESLAKIALFGTIPESAVFCSYNVPSIYQVPQVLDNQGMGDYICKRLQIRERKADWTGWTQFVKSAVNPKFDVNIALVGKYAGLVDSYVSMNEAFRHAGAACQTKVKVDYIEAETLERDPNAITQLKKFDGIFIPYGFGPRGTEGKMKAIQFARESDVPFLGVCYGFQLAVIEFARNVCGLDDANSTEINPETPHPVIDLMPEQMTVRQKGATMRLGAHKIVIQEGTMAHRLYGSDEIYERHRHRWEVNPEYWNTLDRQGMAFSAKSEDLRRMEILELPSRFFFLASQFHGEFKSRPAKPDGEYYGFIKACLDKKQGRSKFSREIETSLKARNA, encoded by the coding sequence ATGGCAAAATACATTTTCATAACAGGCGGAGTGCTTTCCTCAGTCGGCAAGGGCATACTCACATCATCCATCGGCAAAATGCTCCAAGCCCGAGGCTTCAAAACCACAGCCATAAAAATCGACCCATACGTAAACGTAGACGCAGGAACCATGAACCCCTACATACACGGCGAAGTCTACGTCACAGACGACGGCGGCGAAACCGACCTCGACCTAGGCTGGTACGAACGCTTCCTAAACCTAAACCTCTGCAAACACAACAACATCACCACAGGAATGGTCTATCAGACAGTCATCGAAAAAGAACGAAACGGCGACTTCCTAGGCAAATGCGTCCAAATAATCCCTCACATCACCAACGAAATAAAACACAGAATCCAATACGTAGCCAAAGAATCCAACTGGGACATCGTACTAACCGAATGCGGCGGAACAGTCGGCGACATCGAAGGCCAACCCTTCCTAGAAGCAATACGCCAAATGCGCCTAGAGGAAGGCTACGAAAACACGCTGTACGTGCACGTCGCGCTGGTTCCAATCCTTGAAGTAACAGGCGAAATGAAAACCAAACCCTTACAGCACAGCGTAAACGAGCTGCGCCGCATCGGCATCCAACCCGACACAATCGTGGCACGATGCGACGAAATGATCGACAAGGAATCGCTGGCTAAAATTGCCTTGTTTGGCACGATTCCCGAAAGCGCTGTGTTTTGCAGTTACAATGTTCCATCCATATACCAAGTGCCACAAGTCTTAGATAACCAAGGCATGGGCGACTACATCTGCAAACGACTGCAAATAAGAGAACGCAAAGCCGACTGGACAGGTTGGACACAATTCGTCAAGTCGGCGGTAAACCCCAAGTTTGACGTCAACATCGCCCTAGTAGGCAAATACGCCGGTCTCGTCGACAGCTACGTAAGCATGAACGAAGCCTTCCGCCACGCCGGAGCTGCCTGCCAAACCAAAGTAAAAGTAGACTACATCGAAGCTGAAACACTGGAACGCGACCCCAACGCCATCACTCAACTCAAAAAATTCGACGGAATCTTTATCCCCTACGGTTTTGGACCCAGAGGCACCGAAGGAAAAATGAAAGCCATACAATTTGCACGAGAAAGCGATGTGCCCTTCTTAGGCGTCTGCTATGGCTTCCAACTCGCCGTTATCGAATTTGCCCGCAACGTATGCGGGCTTGACGACGCCAACAGCACAGAGATCAATCCCGAGACGCCTCATCCTGTTATCGACCTCATGCCCGAACAGATGACTGTTAGGCAAAAAGGCGCAACCATGCGTTTGGGCGCTCACAAAATCGTGATACAAGAGGGCACGATGGCTCACAGACTATATGGCTCAGACGAGATTTACGAGCGGCATCGCCACCGCTGGGAAGTCAACCCAGAATATTGGAACACCCTAGATAGACAAGGAATGGCATTCTCAGCAAAAAGCGAAGACCTGCGAAGAATGGAAATCCTCGAACTGCCAAGCAGGTTCTTCTTCCTGGCATCCCAGTTCCACGGGGAATTCAAGAGCCGACCAGCCAAGCCTGATGGCGAATACTACGGATTCATCAAAGCATGCTTAGACAAGAAACAAGGGAGATCCAAGTTTTCACGAGAAATAGAAACAAGCCTCAAGGCAAGAAACGCGTAG
- a CDS encoding flippase-like domain-containing protein — MNEEGGFPLKRTGVVVIAAGLFVFLLYLYFFVPFGDFSNQIKQANPIYYSLAFGSMLLSAAFYSLAWQRLLHVLSVKCSFLKAFQIVWVGSFVDLLVPAESVSGDISRVYLMSKESSENTGKVVASVIGHRVLSMTMTLGGLVVSSVYFAIRDRPPMLVLEFVSLIGASTLAAMVLIFYFSRKREAGARIVEWLVGVLVRLSRGRWKFARLKESAEKMLKSFYDGIDTLVAQRRRLLLPASLTMVAWALDLLISVLVFRALDTSVPFSAIAIVYTITLAIQTAPLGIPGEIGILDIAMASLYTLLRVPIVTATVATVLIRIITMWMRLLIGGLTVQWLGIKGLRPKSAARKDDEALNPQR; from the coding sequence ATGAATGAGGAAGGAGGCTTTCCGCTAAAAAGGACAGGCGTGGTCGTAATTGCCGCTGGTTTATTCGTATTTCTCCTGTACCTCTACTTTTTTGTTCCATTCGGCGACTTTTCAAACCAGATAAAGCAGGCGAACCCCATTTACTATTCCTTGGCTTTTGGCTCAATGTTGTTAAGTGCTGCCTTCTACTCCCTTGCTTGGCAACGCCTTCTACACGTCTTGTCTGTGAAATGCTCTTTTTTGAAAGCTTTCCAAATCGTTTGGGTAGGAAGCTTCGTCGACCTACTTGTTCCAGCTGAATCTGTTAGCGGAGACATCTCCAGAGTCTACCTGATGTCGAAGGAATCTAGTGAAAACACGGGCAAAGTTGTCGCCTCAGTTATAGGACATCGAGTCCTCAGCATGACTATGACTCTGGGCGGCTTGGTTGTCAGTTCAGTGTATTTTGCAATCAGAGACCGACCGCCAATGCTTGTCCTGGAATTTGTGAGTTTGATCGGAGCAAGCACACTTGCTGCCATGGTTCTAATATTCTACTTTAGTAGGAAAAGGGAAGCCGGAGCGAGAATTGTCGAATGGCTGGTCGGCGTGCTCGTTCGGCTCTCACGTGGCCGCTGGAAGTTTGCGCGTCTGAAAGAGTCTGCGGAAAAAATGCTTAAATCCTTCTACGATGGAATCGACACGTTGGTTGCGCAGAGAAGACGTTTGCTGTTGCCCGCCTCGTTGACAATGGTCGCGTGGGCTCTTGATCTGCTGATTTCAGTTCTCGTGTTCAGAGCTCTTGACACGAGCGTACCCTTTAGCGCCATAGCAATTGTGTATACAATTACTCTCGCAATCCAAACCGCGCCGCTAGGCATCCCAGGAGAGATTGGAATCCTAGACATCGCGATGGCTAGTCTCTACACACTGCTTCGCGTACCAATTGTAACAGCAACCGTTGCAACTGTGCTAATACGCATTATCACAATGTGGATGCGCTTACTCATCGGCGGACTAACGGTGCAATGGCTAGGAATAAAGGGCTTGAGACCCAAAAGTGCGGCAAGGAAAGACGATGAAGCCCTAAACCCCCAGAGATAG
- a CDS encoding dihydrolipoamide acetyltransferase family protein yields the protein MVTRVVMPRLSLTMKEGTVVQWFKREGDVVQKGEPLVEVLSEKVTYDVEAPESGVLRKILSGEGSNVPVDQPLGLIAGANELITKEATLPEPMLPTTEAAPVVEPQKSEQVEARVPASPAARRLAKELGVDLTQVSGKGPESRIVEDDVRRFAEQIGVKPRIRETIELSGIRKTTAERLSLSARTAPHSTIIMEVDMSKAAKLRQETRLSYTEMLVKAVAKALREHRVLNATLDGEQIKVFEDINVGIAVATEDGLIVPVIRNADGKSLNEIASMANELADKARQGKLSREDLTGGTFTITNLGRYDVDVFIPIINPPETAILGVGRVVEKPVAVNGQVALKPVAQLSLAYDHRIVDGAPAAQFLKTVKRIMEEELSLGV from the coding sequence TTGGTCACTAGGGTTGTTATGCCGCGGCTCAGCTTGACGATGAAGGAGGGCACGGTGGTTCAATGGTTCAAAAGGGAAGGCGACGTTGTCCAGAAAGGCGAGCCACTCGTCGAGGTGCTCTCGGAAAAAGTCACGTATGATGTTGAAGCCCCAGAGTCTGGCGTGCTACGCAAGATCTTGTCGGGTGAAGGCTCGAACGTGCCCGTTGATCAGCCCCTAGGACTGATCGCTGGAGCCAATGAACTCATAACGAAAGAAGCGACTCTTCCTGAACCGATGCTTCCGACAACCGAAGCCGCGCCAGTAGTTGAGCCACAAAAGTCTGAGCAAGTTGAGGCACGTGTTCCAGCCTCTCCCGCGGCTAGAAGACTGGCTAAAGAGTTGGGCGTTGATCTGACGCAAGTTAGCGGCAAAGGTCCGGAAAGCCGAATTGTCGAAGATGACGTCAGACGTTTCGCAGAGCAGATTGGTGTGAAGCCGAGAATTCGAGAGACAATAGAATTGAGCGGCATCAGAAAAACAACTGCTGAGAGGCTCTCTCTAAGCGCTCGGACAGCGCCTCACAGCACGATCATTATGGAAGTGGACATGAGTAAGGCAGCCAAGCTTCGCCAGGAAACGCGTCTTTCCTACACAGAGATGCTGGTGAAAGCTGTTGCCAAGGCTCTCCGCGAGCACCGAGTCTTGAACGCGACCTTGGATGGCGAGCAGATTAAAGTTTTTGAAGATATCAATGTGGGAATTGCAGTGGCAACCGAAGATGGGCTCATCGTTCCAGTTATCCGAAACGCGGATGGGAAGTCGCTGAATGAAATAGCTTCGATGGCAAATGAACTAGCGGACAAAGCAAGACAGGGCAAGCTGTCAAGAGAGGATTTGACTGGTGGAACTTTCACGATTACGAATCTAGGTAGGTATGATGTTGACGTATTTATCCCAATCATAAATCCGCCTGAGACAGCCATTCTAGGCGTTGGCAGAGTCGTTGAGAAACCCGTTGCTGTAAATGGGCAAGTAGCATTGAAACCTGTCGCGCAACTCAGCCTTGCTTACGATCATCGAATTGTAGACGGTGCTCCAGCAGCTCAATTCCTAAAGACTGTGAAGCGAATTATGGAAGAGGAGCTATCTCTGGGGGTTTAG
- a CDS encoding alpha-ketoacid dehydrogenase subunit beta: MREVTMRDTLREALREEMQRDKSVFLLGEDIGRYWGGAFGVTKGLADEFGDDRVRDTPISENAIIGVAVGAAITGMRPVAEIMFGDLTALAVDQICNQAAKIRYMFGGQTSASLVIRTPFGAGVNIASHHSQSLEAWFMHTPGLYVAVPSTPYDAKGLLKTAIRGDNPVFFVEHKLLYPIKGSIPDEDYAVPFGVADVKREGSDATIVATLYMVHKALAAAEQLSKEGISAEVVDPRTLTPLDKEAIVKSVKKTGRLVVVSEDCKTTGVSAEIAALVAEEALDYLDAPVKRVAEPDTPIPFSPSMEQYVIPNEKSIVQAVKEAVSKA, from the coding sequence ATGAGAGAAGTCACGATGCGAGATACGTTGCGTGAAGCTCTCAGAGAGGAAATGCAGCGAGACAAATCTGTTTTTTTGCTTGGCGAGGATATTGGGCGCTATTGGGGCGGAGCATTCGGCGTCACCAAAGGCTTGGCTGACGAATTCGGAGACGACAGGGTTCGAGACACGCCGATTTCTGAAAACGCTATAATTGGTGTAGCTGTCGGCGCAGCGATAACAGGTATGCGCCCAGTTGCTGAAATAATGTTTGGTGACCTCACCGCCTTAGCTGTGGATCAGATTTGCAATCAGGCGGCTAAAATTCGATACATGTTCGGCGGTCAGACAAGTGCGTCATTGGTGATTCGAACTCCCTTCGGCGCTGGCGTCAATATTGCATCTCATCATTCGCAGAGCCTTGAAGCATGGTTCATGCACACGCCTGGGCTGTACGTAGCCGTGCCTTCAACTCCCTACGATGCCAAGGGATTACTGAAGACCGCCATCAGAGGCGACAACCCAGTATTCTTCGTGGAACACAAATTGCTGTATCCAATTAAGGGTTCGATTCCCGACGAAGACTATGCTGTTCCATTTGGAGTAGCCGATGTGAAACGTGAAGGCAGCGACGCGACCATAGTAGCCACATTGTACATGGTCCACAAAGCCTTAGCCGCGGCTGAGCAACTCAGCAAAGAAGGCATCAGCGCTGAGGTTGTCGATCCACGAACTTTGACGCCACTGGACAAGGAGGCAATTGTGAAATCAGTAAAGAAGACTGGACGTTTGGTCGTTGTCAGTGAAGACTGCAAGACGACAGGAGTGAGCGCTGAGATTGCAGCACTGGTGGCTGAGGAGGCGCTTGATTATCTGGACGCGCCAGTCAAACGGGTGGCTGAGCCTGACACACCCATACCGTTCAGTCCTTCAATGGAGCAATATGTCATCCCAAATGAGAAAAGCATTGTTCAAGCAGTGAAGGAAGCAGTCTCAAAGGCTTAG
- a CDS encoding thiamine pyrophosphate-dependent dehydrogenase E1 component subunit alpha: MLENSKLIEMFSQMLTIRFFEEKVFELYGQNLVPGTIHLYAGEEAVAVGVCSNLRRDDYITSTHRGHGHCIAKGARLDKTMAEILGRKTGYCKGKGGSMHIADFSIGMLGATAVVGAGIPIATGAGLSIKLRGTDQVVACFFGEGASNQGTFHEGINLAAVWHLPVVFVCENNLYAMGTRQSKAMLIDNIADRASGYGIPSSVVDGNDVIAIHEATRVAVERARRGGGPTLMECKTYRLKGHSRFDPAAYRPREEVDEWLKKDAIVRFQTKLLENGILNDAEIQSIAQQAKSKVEEATKFALESPFPEGQEALQDVYATQESASNK, from the coding sequence ATGCTTGAGAACAGCAAACTGATCGAGATGTTCAGTCAAATGCTGACTATCCGGTTCTTCGAGGAGAAAGTCTTCGAGTTGTACGGCCAAAACCTCGTGCCTGGAACTATTCACCTTTATGCAGGCGAAGAGGCTGTTGCCGTGGGGGTTTGTTCCAACCTGCGCCGAGACGATTACATAACAAGCACGCATCGTGGACATGGGCACTGCATTGCCAAAGGCGCACGATTAGACAAGACTATGGCGGAGATTTTGGGCAGGAAAACAGGTTACTGCAAGGGAAAGGGAGGCTCGATGCACATAGCGGACTTCAGCATTGGCATGTTAGGCGCTACGGCGGTGGTTGGGGCAGGCATTCCTATAGCAACGGGCGCGGGTTTATCAATAAAGCTTAGAGGCACTGACCAAGTTGTAGCTTGTTTTTTTGGCGAAGGCGCGTCTAATCAAGGCACCTTTCATGAGGGAATCAACTTAGCAGCAGTGTGGCATTTACCAGTTGTATTTGTCTGCGAGAACAATTTGTACGCTATGGGCACGCGGCAGTCTAAAGCGATGCTTATCGACAACATTGCAGATCGAGCTTCAGGTTATGGTATTCCAAGCAGCGTAGTTGATGGAAACGATGTAATAGCCATACACGAAGCGACTCGTGTAGCTGTTGAAAGGGCTAGGCGAGGTGGAGGACCAACTTTGATGGAATGCAAGACATATCGGTTGAAGGGACATTCACGCTTTGACCCAGCGGCCTATCGACCCAGGGAAGAGGTTGATGAATGGCTCAAGAAAGACGCAATCGTGCGTTTCCAGACAAAGCTTCTGGAGAACGGTATCCTGAACGATGCTGAGATTCAGAGCATCGCTCAGCAAGCAAAGAGCAAGGTTGAAGAAGCAACTAAATTCGCATTAGAGAGTCCCTTTCCGGAAGGACAAGAGGCTCTACAGGATGTATATGCAACTCAGGAGAGCGCATCCAATAAATGA
- a CDS encoding D-2-hydroxyacid dehydrogenase — protein MKPSCTILVCDTISDVGIHKLRQAGFTVDVRPSISPQELKRTVNNYDALIVRGRTRVTKEIIESGTRLKAIGRAGVGLDNIDVEAAQKRRLTVLNTPEAPAEAAAELTLGLILSLARNIAQADCAMKDERWMKGELTGWELQGKTLGTIGLGNIGERVARLAKAFGMHILVHKRTVPDSVVMKELEAEFVSLHELLSRSDVVTIHVPYTLQTHRMIGKRELSLMKRGAYLVNTSRGAIIDEKALCNVLKSVKLGGVALDVYEIEPPTDWTLMQLPNVVCTPHIGAQTEEAQKAASLLLAEKIISALS, from the coding sequence ATGAAACCTAGTTGTACGATTCTGGTTTGCGACACCATAAGCGATGTGGGAATACACAAACTTCGGCAAGCCGGGTTCACAGTTGATGTCAGACCTAGCATTTCGCCTCAGGAACTGAAAAGAACCGTAAACAACTATGATGCCTTGATTGTACGCGGCAGAACAAGAGTAACGAAGGAAATCATTGAGTCAGGCACTCGGTTGAAGGCAATCGGTCGAGCAGGTGTCGGCTTGGACAACATTGATGTCGAGGCGGCACAAAAGCGGAGACTGACAGTTTTGAACACACCTGAAGCGCCAGCCGAAGCCGCTGCAGAACTCACCCTTGGCTTAATTCTCTCGCTGGCGCGAAACATTGCCCAGGCTGACTGTGCCATGAAGGATGAGAGGTGGATGAAGGGCGAATTAACCGGTTGGGAGCTCCAAGGTAAAACCTTGGGCACAATAGGTCTGGGCAACATCGGCGAGCGCGTGGCGAGACTGGCGAAAGCATTTGGCATGCATATTCTGGTTCATAAACGCACTGTCCCGGATTCAGTTGTAATGAAGGAGTTGGAAGCGGAGTTCGTGTCTTTGCATGAATTGCTCTCTCGCAGTGATGTGGTAACAATCCACGTTCCGTACACACTGCAGACGCACCGCATGATAGGAAAGAGAGAGTTGTCTCTGATGAAAAGAGGGGCATACTTGGTTAACACATCTCGAGGCGCCATAATCGACGAGAAAGCCCTATGCAATGTCCTGAAATCAGTCAAATTGGGCGGCGTTGCTTTGGACGTTTACGAGATTGAGCCGCCAACTGATTGGACCCTGATGCAGTTGCCAAATGTGGTGTGCACCCCTCACATTGGCGCCCAAACTGAAGAAGCACAGAAAGCAGCATCGCTTTTGCTGGCTGAAAAGATTATTAGCGCTCTCTCATAG